Proteins co-encoded in one Neovison vison isolate M4711 chromosome 9, ASM_NN_V1, whole genome shotgun sequence genomic window:
- the GOLGA2 gene encoding golgin subfamily A member 2 isoform X7, translating into MWPPFPSPCTGMSEETRQSKLAAAKKKLREYQQKNNPGTPAGVKKKRKIKNGSCSETTASDDCHSPEDAPKDRATPAIPTVDDTVSPDGVPSPCASPLHLTSMASVQSHHTENGPFLTDENECLSSTESLRQISQQLNGLVCEPSSCVNGEGLSSANMKDLEKRQNQESLDQLEKEKKEFEQKLAKEQGSLREQLQIHIQTIGILVSEKNELYTALAHTQQAARQKAGESEDLASRLQSSRQRIGELERTLSAVSTQQKQVERHNKDLTKERDALKLDLYKNNKNTEDLKQVNSEMEERIRVLENEKAGMKLKIEELEKNLEMSELLLQQFSSESKPHDSNQELQKAHEDRARLEARVEQLSDLLKQLQLERDRYMENMKEDTAYWQDKMRQMSEHMHKLRDEKDHSVCQVQELEASVAALKRQLVLPPAPELPAGPSEEEQRLQMEAKQLQKELEILAGQLQAQVKDNEGLSRLNQEQEQRLLELERAAECWGDQVEERKRILETMQNDRTTISRALSQNRELKQQLAELQDGFVKLSNENMEVTSALQTEQHVKNELAKRLGELQENLGELKETVELKSREAESLQQQRDQYVSHLQQYVAAYQQHVAAYQQLASDKELLQRQVLVQTQLMDRLQNEDIEVKVAAEKARQELEETQGRLEAATQQNQQLQAQLSLMAMPEEGDGLDEEEKDEAAARPKLSMPEGLDSREAMVAFFNSALAGAEEEQARLRGQLKQQKLRCQRLAHLVAPGQKQEADDKAPGSGGDSVPVETHQALQEAMDKLQGRFTALVQEKVDLKERVDELEHRCIQLSGETDTIGEYIALYQSQRAVLKERHREKEEYISRLAQDKEDMKVKLLELQDLVLRLVDERDKWQGKYLAAAQNPAGEPAAAPPARELGDANGQGDIQEVNLANEKSVAPPQGEALPGRSAPENATAQKIIQLLREMQNTQQRPGLGDNPCIPFFYRPDDNDEVKIIVI; encoded by the exons ATGtggccccccttcccctccccctgtacCGGAATGTCGGAAGAAACCCGACAGAGCAAATTGGCAGCTGCcaagaaaaag TTGAGGGAGTATCAGCAAAAGAACAATCCTGGTACTCCTGCAGGAGTAAAGAAAAAACGGAAGATCAAAAATGGGAGTTGCTCAGAAACAACAGCTTCTGATGATTGTCACTCCCCTGAGGAT GCGCCCAAAGACCGCGCCACTCCTGCCATACCAACAGTTGACGACACCGTGTCACCTGATGGTGTCCCTTCGCCTTGTGCTAGTCCCCTTCATCTTACTAGCATGGCGTCAGTTCAG AGTCATCATACAGAAAATGGCCCGTTCCTTACGGATGAAAACGA ATGTCTGTCATCTACCGAGAGCCTGCGACAAATTTCTCAGCAGCTCAATGGCCTTGTGTGTGAG CCTTCATCCTGTGTCAATGGAGAGGGCCTGTCATCTGCTAATATGAAGGATCTGGAG AAACGACAAAACCAGGAATCATTGGACCAACTGGAAAAA GAGAAGAAGGAGTTTGAACAGAAGCTTGCCAAAGAGCAGGGCTCTCTAAGGGAGCAACTGCAG ATTCATATTCAGACAATAGGAATTCTGGTTTCTGAAAAGAATGAATTATACACCGCCTTGGCGCATACCCAGCAGGCAGCCAGGCAAAAAGCAG GAGAATCTGAAGATCTTGCTAGTCGTCTGCAGTCTTCCCGCCAGCGTATCGGAGAACTGGAGCGCACCCTGTCTGCCGTCTCCACGCAGCAGAAACAGGTGGAGAGG CACAACAAGGACCTAACCAAAGAGCGAGATGCCCTGAAGTTGGACTTATACAAGAACAA CAAAAACACCGAGGACCTGAAGCAGGTGAACTCGGAAATGGAAGAGAGGATTCGGGTGTTGGAGAATGAGAAGGCAGGCATGAAGCTCAAGATAGAGGAGCTGGAGAAGAATCTGGAGATGTCTGAGCTTCTGCTGCAGCAG TTTTCCAGTGAATCGAAACCCCACGATAGCAACCAGGAATTACAGAAGGCCCACGAAGACCGGGCACGCCTGGAGGCCCGTGTGGAGCAG ctGAGCGATTTACTGAAGCAACTGCAACTTGAAAGAGACCGTTATATGGAAAATATGAAGGAAGACACTGCTTACTGGCAAGACAAAATGCGGCAAATGTCCGAACAT ATGCACAAACTGAGGGACGAAAAGGACCACAGTGTCTGTCAGGTGCAGGAACTGGAGGCCAGCGTGGCCGCACTGAAGAGGCAGCTAG TGCTGCCTCCAGCCCCAGAGCTCCCAGCCGGGCCCTCGGAGGAGGAGCAGCGGCTGCAGATGGAGGCCAAACAGCTACAGAAGGAGCTAGAGATCTTGGCGGGGCAGTTGCAGGCCCAGGTAAAAGACAACGAAGGTCTGAGTCGCCTGAACCAGGAGCAGGAGCAGCGGCTGCTGGAGCTGGAGCGCGCCGCCGAGTGCTGGGGGGACCAGGTTGAGGAGCGCAAGAGGATTCTGGAGACCATGCAGAACGACCGTACCACCATCAGCCGCGCGCTGTCCCAGAACCGCGAGCTCAAGCAGCAGCTGGCTGAGCTGCAGGACGGCTTCGTCAAGCTG TCCAATGAGAACATGGAGGTTACCAGTGCGCTGCAGACAGAACAACACGTCAAGAATGAGCTGGCCAAGAGGCTGGGCGAGCTGCAGGAGAACCTAGGAGAGCTGAAAGAGACA GTAGAACTGAAGAGCCGGGAGGCCGAGAGCCTGCAACAGCAGCGGGACCAATATGTGAGCCACCTGCAGCAGTATGTGGCCGCCTACCAGCAGCACGTGGCTGCCTACCAGCAACTGGCTTCGGACAAAGAGCTCCTGCAGAGGCAGGTCCTGGTGCAGACCCAGCTCATGGACCGGCTGCAGAACGAGGATATTGAGGTCAAGGTGGCGGCAGAGAAGGCCCGCCAAGAGTTAGAGGAGACCCAG GGACGCCTGGAAGCTGCCACCCAGCAGAACCAGCAGCTCCAGGCCCAGCTGAGCCTCATGGCTATGCCTGAGGAAG GAGACGGACTGGACGAAGAGGAGAAGGACGAGGCGGCTGCCCGTCCAAAGCTGAGCATGCCGGAGGGCCTGGATAGCCGAGAGGCCATG GTGGCATTTTTTAACTCGGCCTTAGCCGGTGCTGAGGAAGAGCAGGCCCGGCTGCGAGGGCAGCTGAAACAGCAAAAGCTGCGTTGTCAGCGCCTGGCTCACCTGGTGGCCCCTGGCCAAAAGCAGGAGGCAGATGACAAGGCCCCCGGGAGCGGGGGCGACAGTGTGCCTGTGGAGACCCACCAGGCCCTCCAGGAGGCAATGGACAAGCTGCAG GGCCGCTTCACGGCCCTAGTACAGGAGAAAGTGGATCTGAAGGAGCGAGTGGATGAGCTAGAGCATCGGTGCATCCAGCTTTCTGGAGAGACGGACACTATTG GAGAGTATATTGCCCTCTACCAGAGTCAGAGGGCCGTGCTCAAGGAGCGGCACCGGGAGAAGGAGGAATATATTAGCCGGCTGGCacaggataaagaagatatgaag gtGAAGCTCCTGGAGCTGCAGGACCTGGTGCTTCGCCTGGTCGACGAGCGTGACAAATGGCAGGGCAAGTACCTGGCCGCTGCCCAGAACCctgctggggagcctgctgcagCGCCCCCAGCCCGAGAGCTTGGCGATGCCAATGGCCAGGGTG ATATCCAAGAAGTGAACCTGGCCAATGAGAAGAGTGTGGCACCTCCCCAGGGAGAGGCCCTGCCGGGCCGCAGTGCCCCCGAGAATGCCACTGCACAGAAGATCATACAGCTGCTGCGAGAGATGCAGAACACCCAGCAGCGCCCAGGCTTGGGCGACAACCCCTGCATCCCCTTCTTCTACCGGCCTGATGACAACGACGAGGTGAAGATCATTGTGATCTAA
- the GOLGA2 gene encoding golgin subfamily A member 2 isoform X1: MWPPFPSPCTGMSEETRQSKLAAAKKKLREYQQKNNPGTPAGVKKKRKIKNGSCSETTASDDCHSPEDIQDILKVLVSDLNRSNGVALPPLDKWQAPKDRATPAIPTVDDTVSPDGVPSPCASPLHLTSMASVQSHHTENGPFLTDENECLSSTESLRQISQQLNGLVCEPSSCVNGEGLSSANMKDLENRYQELSLALDSSNLTNKQLSNKIEELKRQNQESLDQLEKEKKEFEQKLAKEQGSLREQLQIHIQTIGILVSEKNELYTALAHTQQAARQKAGESEDLASRLQSSRQRIGELERTLSAVSTQQKQVERHNKDLTKERDALKLDLYKNNKNTEDLKQVNSEMEERIRVLENEKAGMKLKIEELEKNLEMSELLLQQFSSESKPHDSNQELQKAHEDRARLEARVEQLSDLLKQLQLERDRYMENMKEDTAYWQDKMRQMSEHMHKLRDEKDHSVCQVQELEASVAALKRQLVLPPAPELPAGPSEEEQRLQMEAKQLQKELEILAGQLQAQVKDNEGLSRLNQEQEQRLLELERAAECWGDQVEERKRILETMQNDRTTISRALSQNRELKQQLAELQDGFVKLSNENMEVTSALQTEQHVKNELAKRLGELQENLGELKETVELKSREAESLQQQRDQYVSHLQQYVAAYQQHVAAYQQLASDKELLQRQVLVQTQLMDRLQNEDIEVKVAAEKARQELEETQGRLEAATQQNQQLQAQLSLMAMPEEGDGLDEEEKDEAAARPKLSMPEGLDSREAMVAFFNSALAGAEEEQARLRGQLKQQKLRCQRLAHLVAPGQKQEADDKAPGSGGDSVPVETHQALQEAMDKLQGRFTALVQEKVDLKERVDELEHRCIQLSGETDTIGEYIALYQSQRAVLKERHREKEEYISRLAQDKEDMKVKLLELQDLVLRLVDERDKWQGKYLAAAQNPAGEPAAAPPARELGDANGQGDIQEVNLANEKSVAPPQGEALPGRSAPENATAQKIIQLLREMQNTQQRPGLGDNPCIPFFYRPDDNDEVKIIVI; encoded by the exons ATGtggccccccttcccctccccctgtacCGGAATGTCGGAAGAAACCCGACAGAGCAAATTGGCAGCTGCcaagaaaaag TTGAGGGAGTATCAGCAAAAGAACAATCCTGGTACTCCTGCAGGAGTAAAGAAAAAACGGAAGATCAAAAATGGGAGTTGCTCAGAAACAACAGCTTCTGATGATTGTCACTCCCCTGAGGAT ATTCAGGACATCCTGAAGGTGCTGGTGTCCGACCTTAACCGCTCCAATGGGGTAGCACTCCCCCCATTGGACAAGTGGCAG GCGCCCAAAGACCGCGCCACTCCTGCCATACCAACAGTTGACGACACCGTGTCACCTGATGGTGTCCCTTCGCCTTGTGCTAGTCCCCTTCATCTTACTAGCATGGCGTCAGTTCAG AGTCATCATACAGAAAATGGCCCGTTCCTTACGGATGAAAACGA ATGTCTGTCATCTACCGAGAGCCTGCGACAAATTTCTCAGCAGCTCAATGGCCTTGTGTGTGAG CCTTCATCCTGTGTCAATGGAGAGGGCCTGTCATCTGCTAATATGAAGGATCTGGAG AACCGGTACCAAGAGCTATCACTAGCCCTGGACTCCAGCAatctaacaaacaaacaactcaGTAACAAGATAGAAGAACTG AAACGACAAAACCAGGAATCATTGGACCAACTGGAAAAA GAGAAGAAGGAGTTTGAACAGAAGCTTGCCAAAGAGCAGGGCTCTCTAAGGGAGCAACTGCAG ATTCATATTCAGACAATAGGAATTCTGGTTTCTGAAAAGAATGAATTATACACCGCCTTGGCGCATACCCAGCAGGCAGCCAGGCAAAAAGCAG GAGAATCTGAAGATCTTGCTAGTCGTCTGCAGTCTTCCCGCCAGCGTATCGGAGAACTGGAGCGCACCCTGTCTGCCGTCTCCACGCAGCAGAAACAGGTGGAGAGG CACAACAAGGACCTAACCAAAGAGCGAGATGCCCTGAAGTTGGACTTATACAAGAACAA CAAAAACACCGAGGACCTGAAGCAGGTGAACTCGGAAATGGAAGAGAGGATTCGGGTGTTGGAGAATGAGAAGGCAGGCATGAAGCTCAAGATAGAGGAGCTGGAGAAGAATCTGGAGATGTCTGAGCTTCTGCTGCAGCAG TTTTCCAGTGAATCGAAACCCCACGATAGCAACCAGGAATTACAGAAGGCCCACGAAGACCGGGCACGCCTGGAGGCCCGTGTGGAGCAG ctGAGCGATTTACTGAAGCAACTGCAACTTGAAAGAGACCGTTATATGGAAAATATGAAGGAAGACACTGCTTACTGGCAAGACAAAATGCGGCAAATGTCCGAACAT ATGCACAAACTGAGGGACGAAAAGGACCACAGTGTCTGTCAGGTGCAGGAACTGGAGGCCAGCGTGGCCGCACTGAAGAGGCAGCTAG TGCTGCCTCCAGCCCCAGAGCTCCCAGCCGGGCCCTCGGAGGAGGAGCAGCGGCTGCAGATGGAGGCCAAACAGCTACAGAAGGAGCTAGAGATCTTGGCGGGGCAGTTGCAGGCCCAGGTAAAAGACAACGAAGGTCTGAGTCGCCTGAACCAGGAGCAGGAGCAGCGGCTGCTGGAGCTGGAGCGCGCCGCCGAGTGCTGGGGGGACCAGGTTGAGGAGCGCAAGAGGATTCTGGAGACCATGCAGAACGACCGTACCACCATCAGCCGCGCGCTGTCCCAGAACCGCGAGCTCAAGCAGCAGCTGGCTGAGCTGCAGGACGGCTTCGTCAAGCTG TCCAATGAGAACATGGAGGTTACCAGTGCGCTGCAGACAGAACAACACGTCAAGAATGAGCTGGCCAAGAGGCTGGGCGAGCTGCAGGAGAACCTAGGAGAGCTGAAAGAGACA GTAGAACTGAAGAGCCGGGAGGCCGAGAGCCTGCAACAGCAGCGGGACCAATATGTGAGCCACCTGCAGCAGTATGTGGCCGCCTACCAGCAGCACGTGGCTGCCTACCAGCAACTGGCTTCGGACAAAGAGCTCCTGCAGAGGCAGGTCCTGGTGCAGACCCAGCTCATGGACCGGCTGCAGAACGAGGATATTGAGGTCAAGGTGGCGGCAGAGAAGGCCCGCCAAGAGTTAGAGGAGACCCAG GGACGCCTGGAAGCTGCCACCCAGCAGAACCAGCAGCTCCAGGCCCAGCTGAGCCTCATGGCTATGCCTGAGGAAG GAGACGGACTGGACGAAGAGGAGAAGGACGAGGCGGCTGCCCGTCCAAAGCTGAGCATGCCGGAGGGCCTGGATAGCCGAGAGGCCATG GTGGCATTTTTTAACTCGGCCTTAGCCGGTGCTGAGGAAGAGCAGGCCCGGCTGCGAGGGCAGCTGAAACAGCAAAAGCTGCGTTGTCAGCGCCTGGCTCACCTGGTGGCCCCTGGCCAAAAGCAGGAGGCAGATGACAAGGCCCCCGGGAGCGGGGGCGACAGTGTGCCTGTGGAGACCCACCAGGCCCTCCAGGAGGCAATGGACAAGCTGCAG GGCCGCTTCACGGCCCTAGTACAGGAGAAAGTGGATCTGAAGGAGCGAGTGGATGAGCTAGAGCATCGGTGCATCCAGCTTTCTGGAGAGACGGACACTATTG GAGAGTATATTGCCCTCTACCAGAGTCAGAGGGCCGTGCTCAAGGAGCGGCACCGGGAGAAGGAGGAATATATTAGCCGGCTGGCacaggataaagaagatatgaag gtGAAGCTCCTGGAGCTGCAGGACCTGGTGCTTCGCCTGGTCGACGAGCGTGACAAATGGCAGGGCAAGTACCTGGCCGCTGCCCAGAACCctgctggggagcctgctgcagCGCCCCCAGCCCGAGAGCTTGGCGATGCCAATGGCCAGGGTG ATATCCAAGAAGTGAACCTGGCCAATGAGAAGAGTGTGGCACCTCCCCAGGGAGAGGCCCTGCCGGGCCGCAGTGCCCCCGAGAATGCCACTGCACAGAAGATCATACAGCTGCTGCGAGAGATGCAGAACACCCAGCAGCGCCCAGGCTTGGGCGACAACCCCTGCATCCCCTTCTTCTACCGGCCTGATGACAACGACGAGGTGAAGATCATTGTGATCTAA
- the GOLGA2 gene encoding golgin subfamily A member 2 isoform X4, translating into MWPPFPSPCTGMSEETRQSKLAAAKKKLREYQQKNNPGTPAGVKKKRKIKNGSCSETTASDDCHSPEDIQDILKVLVSDLNRSNGVALPPLDKWQAPKDRATPAIPTVDDTVSPDGVPSPCASPLHLTSMASVQSHHTENGPFLTDENECLSSTESLRQISQQLNGLVCEPSSCVNGEGLSSANMKDLEKRQNQESLDQLEKEKKEFEQKLAKEQGSLREQLQIHIQTIGILVSEKNELYTALAHTQQAARQKAGESEDLASRLQSSRQRIGELERTLSAVSTQQKQVERHNKDLTKERDALKLDLYKNNKNTEDLKQVNSEMEERIRVLENEKAGMKLKIEELEKNLEMSELLLQQFSSESKPHDSNQELQKAHEDRARLEARVEQLSDLLKQLQLERDRYMENMKEDTAYWQDKMRQMSEHMHKLRDEKDHSVCQVQELEASVAALKRQLVLPPAPELPAGPSEEEQRLQMEAKQLQKELEILAGQLQAQVKDNEGLSRLNQEQEQRLLELERAAECWGDQVEERKRILETMQNDRTTISRALSQNRELKQQLAELQDGFVKLSNENMEVTSALQTEQHVKNELAKRLGELQENLGELKETVELKSREAESLQQQRDQYVSHLQQYVAAYQQHVAAYQQLASDKELLQRQVLVQTQLMDRLQNEDIEVKVAAEKARQELEETQGRLEAATQQNQQLQAQLSLMAMPEEGDGLDEEEKDEAAARPKLSMPEGLDSREAMVAFFNSALAGAEEEQARLRGQLKQQKLRCQRLAHLVAPGQKQEADDKAPGSGGDSVPVETHQALQEAMDKLQGRFTALVQEKVDLKERVDELEHRCIQLSGETDTIGEYIALYQSQRAVLKERHREKEEYISRLAQDKEDMKVKLLELQDLVLRLVDERDKWQGKYLAAAQNPAGEPAAAPPARELGDANGQGDIQEVNLANEKSVAPPQGEALPGRSAPENATAQKIIQLLREMQNTQQRPGLGDNPCIPFFYRPDDNDEVKIIVI; encoded by the exons ATGtggccccccttcccctccccctgtacCGGAATGTCGGAAGAAACCCGACAGAGCAAATTGGCAGCTGCcaagaaaaag TTGAGGGAGTATCAGCAAAAGAACAATCCTGGTACTCCTGCAGGAGTAAAGAAAAAACGGAAGATCAAAAATGGGAGTTGCTCAGAAACAACAGCTTCTGATGATTGTCACTCCCCTGAGGAT ATTCAGGACATCCTGAAGGTGCTGGTGTCCGACCTTAACCGCTCCAATGGGGTAGCACTCCCCCCATTGGACAAGTGGCAG GCGCCCAAAGACCGCGCCACTCCTGCCATACCAACAGTTGACGACACCGTGTCACCTGATGGTGTCCCTTCGCCTTGTGCTAGTCCCCTTCATCTTACTAGCATGGCGTCAGTTCAG AGTCATCATACAGAAAATGGCCCGTTCCTTACGGATGAAAACGA ATGTCTGTCATCTACCGAGAGCCTGCGACAAATTTCTCAGCAGCTCAATGGCCTTGTGTGTGAG CCTTCATCCTGTGTCAATGGAGAGGGCCTGTCATCTGCTAATATGAAGGATCTGGAG AAACGACAAAACCAGGAATCATTGGACCAACTGGAAAAA GAGAAGAAGGAGTTTGAACAGAAGCTTGCCAAAGAGCAGGGCTCTCTAAGGGAGCAACTGCAG ATTCATATTCAGACAATAGGAATTCTGGTTTCTGAAAAGAATGAATTATACACCGCCTTGGCGCATACCCAGCAGGCAGCCAGGCAAAAAGCAG GAGAATCTGAAGATCTTGCTAGTCGTCTGCAGTCTTCCCGCCAGCGTATCGGAGAACTGGAGCGCACCCTGTCTGCCGTCTCCACGCAGCAGAAACAGGTGGAGAGG CACAACAAGGACCTAACCAAAGAGCGAGATGCCCTGAAGTTGGACTTATACAAGAACAA CAAAAACACCGAGGACCTGAAGCAGGTGAACTCGGAAATGGAAGAGAGGATTCGGGTGTTGGAGAATGAGAAGGCAGGCATGAAGCTCAAGATAGAGGAGCTGGAGAAGAATCTGGAGATGTCTGAGCTTCTGCTGCAGCAG TTTTCCAGTGAATCGAAACCCCACGATAGCAACCAGGAATTACAGAAGGCCCACGAAGACCGGGCACGCCTGGAGGCCCGTGTGGAGCAG ctGAGCGATTTACTGAAGCAACTGCAACTTGAAAGAGACCGTTATATGGAAAATATGAAGGAAGACACTGCTTACTGGCAAGACAAAATGCGGCAAATGTCCGAACAT ATGCACAAACTGAGGGACGAAAAGGACCACAGTGTCTGTCAGGTGCAGGAACTGGAGGCCAGCGTGGCCGCACTGAAGAGGCAGCTAG TGCTGCCTCCAGCCCCAGAGCTCCCAGCCGGGCCCTCGGAGGAGGAGCAGCGGCTGCAGATGGAGGCCAAACAGCTACAGAAGGAGCTAGAGATCTTGGCGGGGCAGTTGCAGGCCCAGGTAAAAGACAACGAAGGTCTGAGTCGCCTGAACCAGGAGCAGGAGCAGCGGCTGCTGGAGCTGGAGCGCGCCGCCGAGTGCTGGGGGGACCAGGTTGAGGAGCGCAAGAGGATTCTGGAGACCATGCAGAACGACCGTACCACCATCAGCCGCGCGCTGTCCCAGAACCGCGAGCTCAAGCAGCAGCTGGCTGAGCTGCAGGACGGCTTCGTCAAGCTG TCCAATGAGAACATGGAGGTTACCAGTGCGCTGCAGACAGAACAACACGTCAAGAATGAGCTGGCCAAGAGGCTGGGCGAGCTGCAGGAGAACCTAGGAGAGCTGAAAGAGACA GTAGAACTGAAGAGCCGGGAGGCCGAGAGCCTGCAACAGCAGCGGGACCAATATGTGAGCCACCTGCAGCAGTATGTGGCCGCCTACCAGCAGCACGTGGCTGCCTACCAGCAACTGGCTTCGGACAAAGAGCTCCTGCAGAGGCAGGTCCTGGTGCAGACCCAGCTCATGGACCGGCTGCAGAACGAGGATATTGAGGTCAAGGTGGCGGCAGAGAAGGCCCGCCAAGAGTTAGAGGAGACCCAG GGACGCCTGGAAGCTGCCACCCAGCAGAACCAGCAGCTCCAGGCCCAGCTGAGCCTCATGGCTATGCCTGAGGAAG GAGACGGACTGGACGAAGAGGAGAAGGACGAGGCGGCTGCCCGTCCAAAGCTGAGCATGCCGGAGGGCCTGGATAGCCGAGAGGCCATG GTGGCATTTTTTAACTCGGCCTTAGCCGGTGCTGAGGAAGAGCAGGCCCGGCTGCGAGGGCAGCTGAAACAGCAAAAGCTGCGTTGTCAGCGCCTGGCTCACCTGGTGGCCCCTGGCCAAAAGCAGGAGGCAGATGACAAGGCCCCCGGGAGCGGGGGCGACAGTGTGCCTGTGGAGACCCACCAGGCCCTCCAGGAGGCAATGGACAAGCTGCAG GGCCGCTTCACGGCCCTAGTACAGGAGAAAGTGGATCTGAAGGAGCGAGTGGATGAGCTAGAGCATCGGTGCATCCAGCTTTCTGGAGAGACGGACACTATTG GAGAGTATATTGCCCTCTACCAGAGTCAGAGGGCCGTGCTCAAGGAGCGGCACCGGGAGAAGGAGGAATATATTAGCCGGCTGGCacaggataaagaagatatgaag gtGAAGCTCCTGGAGCTGCAGGACCTGGTGCTTCGCCTGGTCGACGAGCGTGACAAATGGCAGGGCAAGTACCTGGCCGCTGCCCAGAACCctgctggggagcctgctgcagCGCCCCCAGCCCGAGAGCTTGGCGATGCCAATGGCCAGGGTG ATATCCAAGAAGTGAACCTGGCCAATGAGAAGAGTGTGGCACCTCCCCAGGGAGAGGCCCTGCCGGGCCGCAGTGCCCCCGAGAATGCCACTGCACAGAAGATCATACAGCTGCTGCGAGAGATGCAGAACACCCAGCAGCGCCCAGGCTTGGGCGACAACCCCTGCATCCCCTTCTTCTACCGGCCTGATGACAACGACGAGGTGAAGATCATTGTGATCTAA